The Roseibium sp. Sym1 nucleotide sequence AGTTGACCCAGAAGACCGACGAACTGAAACGCGAGGTCGAGCAATTCCTCAACGAGGTTGCCGCCGCCTGACAGCGCACAAACAGACCGGAAGGGCGGGTGAGCCACGGCTCCCCGCCCTTTTTCTTTGAGGCTGCCCGTGCAAAACGTTGACCTCGGCGGACTTGCCGACTAGAGCGGGTTTGAAATCCTGACGACTGACAACGAGAGATCCCCGTGGCGGACCAGACCAGCGCCTCTTCCTTTGCTCCTTCCGGCCAGCCACCGGTCCAGACATGGCCGGTGATCCTGGAAACGAAAGGCTGGCAGGACTACCGGCTGCTCGACATGGGCGAAGGCCAGAAGCTGGAGCGCTACGGCCGCTTCACGATCGTGCGCCCGGAGCCGCAGGCCATGGGCTCACGCCGGCTGAAGGAGAGTGTCTGGAACCGGGCCGACGCGGTCTTTTCCGGTGACACGGAGGAGGAAGGTCCCGGCCGCTGGAAATTTTCCGGCAATGTGCCGGAAACCTGGCCGATGTCCTACGGGCCGGTGCGCTACAACGGCCGCTTCATGTCGTTCCGCCATGTCGGCGTATTTCCGGAGCAGGCCGCGCATTGGGACTGGGTCAACGGCAAGATCCGCGCCGAGCGCGGACGCAACCCCGACAAGCCGCTGAAGATCCTCAACCTGTTCGGCTATACCGGCCTCGCCTCGCTTCTGCCGGCGACCGAAGGTGCCCAGGTCACGCATGTGGATGCCTCCAAGAAGGCGATCGGCTATGCGCGCGAGAACCAGGCCCTGTCCGGCCTGGAGGACCTGCCGATCCGCTGGATCTGTGAGGACGCCTCCAAGTTCGTCGCACGGGAGGTCAGGCGCGGCAACACCTATGACGGCATCATCCTCGATCCGCCCAAATACGGCCGCGGCCCCAAGGGCGAGGTCTGGGATCTTTACACGAGCCTGCCCGGCATGCTGGCCGATCTTCAGAAACTGCTCGCGGACGATGCGCTGTTCATGATCCTGACCGCCTACGCGATCCGCTCCAGCTTCGTGTCCATCCACGAGCTGATGGCCGAAACCCTGCACAGCCAGGGCGGCCAGCTTGAATCGGGCGAACTGGTGATCCGCGAGGAAAACGGAACACGGGCCCTGTCGACATCGCTGTTCTCACGCTGGAGCAGCCGGTAGGAAATCCAGGCTTCACCTTCCCACTCCTCAGGTTGAGGCTGTGAGGTGGACAGGCCGAAGACAAGCGCGTCGTCCTTTCAATTTTGAGACTTCCCTCTCTTCGTCATCCCATGGCTTGACCCACTGCTGTCCGGTTAAGCAGGAGCCTCGGTGCGCAAACAGGCTTTGCCGCTTGTTCCACTCTCCCCCCTGGAGGGGGAGATGTCTCCGACAGGAGACAGAGGGGGGGCTCAACCTCTCGGCAGACAAGACCTTTTCCGAATTCGAGGAACCGCCGCCCCCCCCCTGTCCGGTTCCCGGACATCTCCCCCTCCAGGGGGGAGAGGGGTGCAAGTGGTAAGGCACTGCGTGTCCCGGACTAGGAGAAGCGTAAATATCGACAATGAATCAATGACCTGTTGTAACTGAGCCGAGTTAAACCGGACAGCAGTGGGCTTGACCATGGGATCCATGCCGTTGCACCTCCAAACCCGCTCGCTCTGCAACCGGCAAGGTTGCGGCATGGATTGCCGGATCAAGTCCGGCAATGACGACAGGAAATGGGAGGCAGGAAACTCACTCCGCCGCGACTGCCGTTTCCAGGTTGTCGTTGCTCCAGCGCGTATCGGACCCGGGCTCTTCCTTTGTCTTGCTTGCAGCCACCGACTTCCTCCGCCGCGCATAGACCAGCGCAAACATGGGCGGGGCGAAATAGAACGAGATCACCGTCGACAAAAGCACGCCTCCGGCAATCGACATGGCAAAGGGCGGCCAGAAACCGCCGCCTCCGAGAATGAGCGGCAGGAAGCCGCCGAATGTCGTCAGCGTGGTCGAGACGATGTGCCGGCCGGAGCGCATCACCACCTCGACCATCGCCGAGCGGTCGCCCGCGGCCGCCGCTTCGTCCTGCTGCATCGCCGTCAGGATGATGATGGCCGCGTTGATCGAAACCCCTATCGAGCCGATGACGCCAATGATCGCGTTGATGCCGAAGGGATACTGGAACACCGCCAGCGCGAGAATGCTCAGTCCCGCCGACAGCATCGCGACCACGAGCGTGACCGCGGACAGGCGGAAGGACTGGAAGGTCAGCACGATGGCGGCGATGGAGAGCGGAATGATCAGACCGAGGGAGCCGATTAGGTTCTTCATGGTGTCACCGCGCGCGTCACTGTCGCCACCGGTCTCGATGCGATAGCCCTCGGGCAGCACATAACCGTTTTCAGTGATCTTCTGCTGGAGCTTCTTCAAGGCCTCTTCCGGCAGGACACCATATTGCACGAAGGCCTGGACGGTGTTGGTGCGTTCGCCGTTGCGCCGGTTGATCTCGCCTTCCGACGGTTCGACGCTGATATCGGCAATGGCCGCCACGGGCACGCCTTCATAGGTTGCCGACCCCGCGGCACCCACGGCGGGCAGCAGGGGCAGACTGGAGATCCGCGCCAGGTCGCCGCGCGTGTCGTTGCCGACGCGCACCCGAACGGGAAGTTCTTCCGTGCCCTCGATCAGGCTGCCGCCGGTGGCACCTTCAAGCACCGCTTCCAGCTGCCGGGCAACGTCGCCAAGACTCAGACCGACCAGACGCGCCTTGTCCTCGTCGACATCGAATCTGAGTTTCGGTGCGCCGCCGTCAAGCGTGGTGCGCACGATCGTGATCTCCTCGACACCGCTGGCGAGCCGGCGCAACACATCTCCCTGCTGGCGCAGGACATCGAGCGAGGGGCCGACCAGGCGCAATTCCACGGGCGCATCCACCGGCGGGCCCTGAACGAGATCCCGGACAAGGATCCGCGCCTCCGGGAACCTGTGGCTCAGCTCCTGCTGCAACCGCGGAACCAGGCTTGCGGTCTCCTCCGGCGAGGCACTTGTCACCAGCGCCTGCGCGAAGGCGGGCGCACGGTCGCGGTTGCCGACAATGTTGTAATAGAAGGCCGGCGCACTTTTGCCGACGACCCAGGCGATCTGCGTGACGCCGTCCTGAGCCTCCAGATACCGGTCGATTTCCAGGGCAACCTCCGAGGTCTCGGCAATGGCCGTGCCGCTGCTGAGTTCGACCTCGATGTGAAACTGGTCACGGTCGACT carries:
- a CDS encoding class I SAM-dependent methyltransferase yields the protein MADQTSASSFAPSGQPPVQTWPVILETKGWQDYRLLDMGEGQKLERYGRFTIVRPEPQAMGSRRLKESVWNRADAVFSGDTEEEGPGRWKFSGNVPETWPMSYGPVRYNGRFMSFRHVGVFPEQAAHWDWVNGKIRAERGRNPDKPLKILNLFGYTGLASLLPATEGAQVTHVDASKKAIGYARENQALSGLEDLPIRWICEDASKFVAREVRRGNTYDGIILDPPKYGRGPKGEVWDLYTSLPGMLADLQKLLADDALFMILTAYAIRSSFVSIHELMAETLHSQGGQLESGELVIREENGTRALSTSLFSRWSSR